The genomic stretch GTGGGTCAGGTGCACCATGGCGAGGTGCATGTGGTGCGTCGCGTCTCCGGCTACAAAAAAATCCGTTACTACACGCACGAGAATATCGGCTACGGACCGGTCAACCTGCCCGATCAAGAAATGCACACCACCAGTTGTTGGTGGACATTGCCAGAGCCTGTTTTGGATGCCTTGTTTGAAGCACGTCATGATGCGCTGGAAGGCTTCTTGGGTGCGGCGCATGCCTTGCATGTCGTTGCGCGCATTGCGGTGATGGCAGACGGCGCAGATCTACAGAAGGCCGTTGGCAGTGGCGATGGCGCGTGGTCTGCAACCCGAGATCGCAGTGGTCGTGGTCAATTGCGCGCGGCGGAAGGTGGCGCCTTGCAAACCGATGGCATGGCACGCTTCGAGCCGACGGTGTTTTTGTATGACAACTATCCGGGCGGTGTGGGTTTGTCTGAACCGCTGTGGCAGCGTCAACGCACTTTGTTGGAAAACGCACAAGCGCTTGTGCAAGCCTGCGAATGCCGCGCGGGTTGTCCGTCCTGTGTCGGCCCGGTGCTAGAAGAAGACGGTACACAGGCGCCTTCGCCGAAGCAGTTGGCATTGAAGGTGTTGTCCGCCTTCTACGCCGTATGACCGTTTCACTCGAACGCTTACGCGCTTTGCGTCAGCAGTCTGGCACGCCGCCGTCTGCAGGAACGCCGTCACGGTCGGATTCGCGCACGCAGATTGATGCACTCCGCAAATTAATTCGCCTGAAAGAAACGGCGCAGCCCAAACGGGCACCGGCGCAAACGCGGGTGATACCTGGCATTGAAATATCGGAAGGCCTTTGGTTGGAAGAGTCGGTGCATGACTTGGGTTTGATTTGGCCAGATGCGCTGTGCTGCAAGTTTGATCGCCGTGAGGTGCCCATTCAAACGCGTGACCTTTTGTTCTTTGATACGGAGACCACCGGATTGTCTGGCGGGACCGGCACACGGGCGTTCATGATTGGCGCGGCGGATATCCAGGGTGCGCTGCTACGCGTTCGACAATTGACGATGAGCACGCTGCAGGCCGAAGTGGCCATGCTGCAAACCTTTCAAAGCTGGCTCTCTCCAAGCACCGTGTTGGCAAGTTATAACGGCAAGTCCTATGACGCACCGCTATTGCGTACGCGGTATCGCTTGATGCGCTTAGCGGAACCACTCACCGGACTTGATCATGTCGACCTGCTCTACCCGTCACGCAGACAATGGAAAGGTCAGTTCGAAAATTGCCGTTTGGCGACGATCGAGCGTCATGTGTTGCGCGTCGTGCGTGAAGATGACTTGCCAGGAAGTGAAGCGCCTGCCGCATGGCTGCACTATCTGCGCGGTGGCAGTGCAACGCTTTTGCGCCGGGTTCTGGCACACAACCATCAGGACGTAGTCAGTTTGGCGCGTCTATTCATACGTTTAAGTGAAATGGGCGCAGTCGACCGCGTGAGATGATCCAACTAATGCACGCGTATGAGGATGCGCACCCGTGGATATCAAAAGTGGTTATCCCTTTTGGGCTGTCAAAAACGGTTTGATGCATGCGTTTCCGGCGCTCACGCGCGATGTGCGTTGTGATGTGGCTGTGCTGGGTGGCGGCATTTCCGGCGCATTGATTGCACACGAACTGCTGACGCACGGGCATTCGGTGTGTGTCTTGGACAAGCGCGATATCGGCTGGGGAAGCACCTCCGCAAGCACGGCACTTCTGCAGTATGAAATCGATACACCCATGTGCGAGCTCGCGAAAATGTACGGCGAAGACAATGCCGTGCTGGCCTACTTGGCGTGCATGCAATCGATTGGTGTGTTGGCCGACATTGCAGCGGATGCAGGCGACGTGGCCTTCGATTTACGAAAGAGCCTGTATTTCAGCAGTCAAAAGTCGCATGTTCGCC from Lysobacter sp. HDW10 encodes the following:
- a CDS encoding ribonuclease H-like domain-containing protein, which produces MTVSLERLRALRQQSGTPPSAGTPSRSDSRTQIDALRKLIRLKETAQPKRAPAQTRVIPGIEISEGLWLEESVHDLGLIWPDALCCKFDRREVPIQTRDLLFFDTETTGLSGGTGTRAFMIGAADIQGALLRVRQLTMSTLQAEVAMLQTFQSWLSPSTVLASYNGKSYDAPLLRTRYRLMRLAEPLTGLDHVDLLYPSRRQWKGQFENCRLATIERHVLRVVREDDLPGSEAPAAWLHYLRGGSATLLRRVLAHNHQDVVSLARLFIRLSEMGAVDRVR